CGTGCGTGCGACATCGCAGGGGCTTCTCTTTGTGCAGCCGCTGCCGCAGGCCAAAGAGGTTACCGTGGCAGGTGACTTCAACGGCTGGTCGCCTGTCGCGACACCGCTGAAGCGTGATGAACGACTCGGCGTCTGGCAGGCGTGCATTCCGTTGCCGCCGGGACGCTATCGTTACCGCATAGTCGTCGATGGTGCATGGATGCGGGATGCTTTTAATAATTACGTCGAGGCCAACCCTTTCGGCGAGTTGAATAATGTGGTCGAGATCGCCGCGGAAATCGCGGTGGGTTGAGCGTGTCGCGCCGTGAGAAATTTCTTCCGGCAAGAATGGTTGCGTAGTGGCGGCAGTCCCAGCCGCTTTTGAGCAGTGATGACCAACGGCGGAGCCGATGGGACAGCGGCCTCTCCGGGTGTGGGTCCAGGGAATATGGAAGACGCACGGACAAAAGCAGCGCTCGATGCGTTGGCGGACCTCTTTTTGACCGGAACCGCGCCCGCAGCTCCGCTGGCGTCTTCCAAACAAGTCAGCACCGGCACCTCCGACCCGGTCACTCGCGGCGAGGCGTCGATCAGCGGACCGCGACCGATCAGGCTTTCTCCCAAGCTCCGTGCCGTCCAGCATCAAAACGCCATCCACGTCGATCCGATCCCGTCTGCGAACGAGGCTCCCATCCGCGACAGCGAGCTGCCGACCGCCGCATCGCGCGTCGGGCCGCAACTGCGGCTGCATCGCACGGAAGTGAGCACCGCTGCCGCTTCGCCTGTTTCCACCCCTGCACCCAGCGACAGTCAACCGCCTCTCGATGAGTCCCAGCCGATCGCGCTTCATGTCGAGGTTGCGTTCCTGGGTAATCTCCCCGGTTTCGGCGGGCCTTGGCTCACCCAGTACGCGCGCCACCTGGCGCAGCGGCACGGGCCGGTGGGTGTTCTCCATGTGGACGATGAACGGATCGATCTCGATCTGGTCACTGCCGGTCGCCCGCCGCTGCCGCAGGACATCACCGATCCCGTCGCCAATGCGGAACACGCGCTCGAAGCCTGGACGGATCAGGTGTCGCGGTCGTCGCTGCCTGCCTTGATTGATGCGATGATCCACCGCGCTCCTGTTGCCGTCGCAACCTGGCTCATCCACCTGCCAACCCATCTGACCGAGATGACGCAGACGCTGGCCCAGCAGGTGAAGCGTTGGACGTTGGTCTGCGGTGCCGATGAAATCGCCGTGGCCGCGGGTCAGCGGTTGTTCCGTTCCCTGCTGGAAAACGATCCCGCTCGTGATCAGCGTCGGCTGGCGTCGATGATCGTCGGCGCGGACGAAGCTCGGAGTTTTCAGGCTGCCGACCGGCTGCGAGCTTATGCGTCGGCGGCAGGTCTGGGCATGATCGAACTGGTCGGCTGGCAGAAACAGATGGTTCCCGTGGAGCTGACCTCGCTGGCGAGTTTCGCCGACCCGCAAGGCGCGTGGGCGAGGCTCTGGCCGACCTTCAAGGATCATGCCGGCATCGACGAAACTCTGCCTCCTGCTGAATCGCTCACCGAAACAGAACCATCGGATCAAAAGCCACAGCCGAAGCTTGCGGATCACGCCGAGTCTCCGGATCAATCCGCTGCGGTCAAACGAGAACAGCCCGCCCGTGACGCCGCTGAACCGGCCAAAGCTCAAGTGAGCCGCCGTCTTGCGGATGAGCTGTTGGAGGAAGAAGACGACGAATCGGACGATCAGCAGGAAGATCGCGCAGCCGAACCTGTCGCGCCGAAGCTGCCGCGCCGCAAGGTTCAGCCGACTGAGCAGGTCAAACCCAGCCGTGCGCCGCGCGCCGCTGAGGAGCCGTCCGCACCGGCTGCGGCTGAGCCTGAGCTGGCGTCCTTTGTCTCCGGCCTCGTCGCGTTGCAGGCTCGATCGCCTCGCCATGCCGCGACGCAACTGGCGCTCGATGAAGATGGCGTGATTCATCTGCTGCTCCGACATGAAAGTCCCAGACGTCCGTCTTTGACTGACGCGGCTGACTCGTTGCGCGCTGCTGTGCTTGAACTCATCGAAACACGTGCATGGGTCAAGGAACATCATGTCCTCCTTGCGATGACGCAGCGACAAATGCGATTCGACGACCGGACTGAGCCGGTGCTGCATCTCTTTACCGACGACGCGAAACTCGCGACCGCACTGGTGACACGTCTGGGACAGTACGTGCGGTTTCATCTGCTCAAGCGTGTGGCTCTCGGCGAGTCCTCCACGTGGTTCAGTACGGAAATGAACTAGCAACAACACAACCAGCGGACGCGACGGACTTGAAATGCGCGATCGCGTTCAGGTGAAAAGCCCGCTGTTATCAGGCGGCGGCGTGAAGGTCATCCCCAGATGTTCCGCGCCGCGTTTGGTGAATTGGCGGCCTTTGCGCGTCCGCGCGAGAAAGCCGATCTGGAGCAGATAAGGCTCCACCACATCTTCGAGCGTGCCGGCATCCTCGCCGAGTGTCGCGGCGACGGCTTCGAGGCCGACCGGACCGCCCTGATACACCTCCCCGATCACCCGCAGGTATTTGCGGTCAAGCTCGTCGAGGCCGATCTCATCCACGCCTTCGAGTTTCAAGGCGTCATCAACGATGGAAGGCGTCAGCTTCCCCTCGGCGCGGATCTGGGCGAAGTCGCGCACACGGCGCAGCAAACGGTTGGCGATGCGCGGCGTGCCGCGCGATCGTCGTGCGATGGTCTTAAGCGCGTCCTCCGTTCCTGTTGCCGGACGGGCATGATCCATCATGTTCATCAGCGTTGCGCTGCGCCGCAGAATCCTGAGCAGATCATCTTCGGAATAAAAATCCAGATTGTGCGCGATGCCGAATCGTGACCGCATCGGCCCGGAGAGCAGGCCGGCTCGTGTGGTCGCGCCGATAAGCGAGAACGGTTTGAGCGGCAGGGTGATGACCTTGGCGTGCATTCCCGAATCGACCGTCACGTCGATCTTGAAATCTTCCATCGCCGGGTAGATGTATTCCTCGATCACCGGGCTGATGCGGTGAATTTCATCGATGAACAGCACGTCACCCTGCTGGAGTTTCGTCAGGGTGCCGACCAGATCGGTCGGTTTGGTCAGTGCCGGCCCCGACGTGACGATGACATGCGTCGCCATCTCGTTGGCGATGATGTGGGCGAGCGTGGTTTTGCCCAGTCCCGGCGGGCCGTGAAGCAGCACGTGCTCCATCGGTTCGCGGCGGGCTTTGACCGCTTCGAGGGTGATCCGCAGCTTTTCGATGAGCCGGGGCTGGCCGACGTAATCGTCCAGCCGCGTCGGACGGAGCGACTGATTGAATCGCTCCTCCGCCGGATCGCTCGATGCTCCGGAAATGATGCGGTGCTTGCTCATGCGTAAAAGCAGACCATGTGCGGTTCAGTTTGATCGAAAACTCATCGCGTGACCATGAACTCGTCAGACCGCGGTCGGTTCCAGCTCCTGCTGCACCAGATCGCCGTAAGTCTCGCGGCGACGAATCAGCGTGGCGTGGCTGCCGTCCACCAGAACTTCCGGCGGGCGCGGTACCGCGTTGTAATTGCTCGCCATCACCATGCCGT
This DNA window, taken from Phycisphaeraceae bacterium, encodes the following:
- the ruvB gene encoding Holliday junction branch migration DNA helicase RuvB; translated protein: MSKHRIISGASSDPAEERFNQSLRPTRLDDYVGQPRLIEKLRITLEAVKARREPMEHVLLHGPPGLGKTTLAHIIANEMATHVIVTSGPALTKPTDLVGTLTKLQQGDVLFIDEIHRISPVIEEYIYPAMEDFKIDVTVDSGMHAKVITLPLKPFSLIGATTRAGLLSGPMRSRFGIAHNLDFYSEDDLLRILRRSATLMNMMDHARPATGTEDALKTIARRSRGTPRIANRLLRRVRDFAQIRAEGKLTPSIVDDALKLEGVDEIGLDELDRKYLRVIGEVYQGGPVGLEAVAATLGEDAGTLEDVVEPYLLQIGFLARTRKGRQFTKRGAEHLGMTFTPPPDNSGLFT